From a single Osmerus mordax isolate fOsmMor3 chromosome 6, fOsmMor3.pri, whole genome shotgun sequence genomic region:
- the otud7b gene encoding OTU domain-containing protein 7B isoform X1: MTLDMDAVLSDFVRSTGAEPGLARDLLEGKNWDLTAALSDFEQLRQVHAGNLSYSFAEERLYPTPTDKEMARVGRPLLHRQDEVVQATEKRLSRGISHASSTIVSLARSHVSSTGGVGGVGSSSEPLLDTPLCTFQLPDLTVYRDDFRGFIERDLIEQSMMVALEHAGRLNWWTRVGPNCQSLLPLATSGDGNCLLHAASLGMWGFHDRDLMLRKSLYALMDHGQERESLRRRWRWQQTQQNKESGLVYTEEEWQKEWNELLKLASSEPRIHYSTNGTNGAESSSEEPVYESLEEFHVFVLAHVLRRPIVVVADTMLRDSGGEAFAPIPFGGIYLPLEVPAAKCHRSPLVLAYDQAHFSALVSMEQKDGTKEQVVIPLTDSEHKMLPVHFAVDPGKDWEWGKDDTDNVMLASVTLSLEAKLQLLHSYMTVTWLPLPCEQAPLAQPESPTASAGEDARTPPDSGESDKESVSSSSNGNGDATTAGAASGGGSSAKNSSSSSSSSSNSSAGTLTGGKDKSKKEKDKEKDKKRADSVANKLGSFGKNLGNKLKRNVGGLMTGKNAGAGGAKPEAGGEKKKGSLRGRKGSKDGSPSAQASEDSGKGSPSSGSERLNGTGGSSCSSSGSSESDPYKYSADVKASLAILRAAMQGERKFIFAGQLTTSNRQPFQEEMIQRYLADAEERFRAEQEQQRRDTERKGVPNGLPQPKKESGGGELSYRPYEAKEEPPESSPPTFNHLKSSSFNPSMYSGVVPIPRPSFMEQAPGPAPLTQHLHMHGYMETRRQLAGGSPASSYPGLPSYATLPRHCPLAQGPPHPHYNPSPAPASLSPSRLNSSSFAPSYPPELDPPDYPTSEPTAGGYSNGFREVRPSLDSRGPPPVRHYSLGSAGGLASLQSSRCRTPSCTYYGHPETGNYCSYCYREELKRRETDPAIHRF; this comes from the exons ATGACCTTGGATATGGACGCAGTCCTGTCCGACTTTGTCCGTTCCACTGGAGCTGAACCGGGACTGGCAAGAGACCTACTAGAGG GCAAGAACTGGGACCTCACCGCTGCCCTCAGTGACTTTGAACAGCTGCgacaggtgcatgctgggaaccTGTCGTACTCATTCGCAGAGGAGAGGTTGTACCCCACCCCCACGGACAAAGAAATGGCGAGGGTGGGGCGGCCGCTTCTCCACCGCCAGGATGAGGTGGTGCAAG CCACAGAGAAGCGTCTGTCGCGGGGCATCTCCCACGCCAGCTCCACCATCGTGTCCCTGGCGCGCTCACACGTCTCCAGCACGGGCGGCGTGGGCGGCGTGGGCAGCAGCAGCGAGCCCCTCCTGGACACGCCGCTGTGCACCTTCCAGCTGCCCGACCTCACCGTGTACCGCGACGACTTCCGCGGCTTCATCGAGCGGGACCTCATCGAGCAGTCCATGATGGTGGCCCTGGAGCACGCGG GTCGTCTAAATTGGTGGACACGTGTGGGGCCCAACTGTCAGAGCCTCTTGCCGCTAGCGACAAGCGGAGATGGGAACTGTCTGTTACACGCAGCTTCTCTGG GTATGTGGGGCTTCCACGATCGCGACCTGATGCTGAGGAAATCTCTGTACGCGCTGATGGACCACGGACAAGAGAGGGAGTCTCTCAGGCGCAGGTGGAGGTGGCAGCAGACTCAACAAAACAAGGAG TCTGGCCTGGTGTACACCGAGGAGGAGTGGCAGAAGGAGTGGAATGAGCTGCTAAAGCTGGCGTCCAGCGAGCCCAGGATACACTACAGCACCAACGGCACCAATGG GGCCGAGTCGTCGTCGGAGGAGCCGGTGTACGAGAGTCTGGAGGAGTTCCACGTGTTTGTCCTGGCTCACGTGCTGCGGAGGCCGATCGTGGTGGTGGCTGACACCATGCTCCGGGactctggaggagagg CGTTCGCACCCATTCCATTCGGGGGCATCTATCTGCCCCTGGAGGTCCCTGCTGCCAAGTGTCATCGCTCTCCCCTGGTCCTGGCGTACGACCAGGCCCACTTCTCCGCCCTGGTCTCCATGGAGCAGAAAGATGGCACCAAAGAGCAAG TGGTGATCCCGCTGACTGACTCGGAGCACAAGATGCTACCGGTGCACTTTGCTGTGGACCCTGGGAAGGACTGGGAGTGGGGCAAAGATGACACGGACAATGTGATGTTGGCAAG TGTGACCCTGTCCCTGGAGGCCAAGCTCCAGCTGTTACACAGCTACATGACTGTCACCTGGCTGCCCCTACCTTGTGAG CAGGCACCCCTGGCGCAGCCCGAGTCGCCGACTGCCTCTGCAGGGGAAGACGCCCGCACCCCCCCTGACTCCGGAGAGTCAGACAAGGAGTCGGTGAGCAGCAGCTCCAACGGCAACGGGGACGCGACCACGGCGGGGGCGGCGAGCGGCGGCGGGAGCTCGGCCAAGAACAGCTCCTCCTCGTCCAGCTCGTCCAGCAACAGCTCGGCGGGGACCCTGACCGGCGGCAAGGACAAGAgcaagaaggagaaggacaaggagaaggacaagaagAGGGCCGACTCGGTGGCCAACAAACTGGGCAGCTTTGGCAAGAACCTGGGTAACAAGCTGAAGAGGAACGTGGGCGGGCTGATGACGGGGAAGAACGCGGGGGCGGGCGGGGCCAAGCCGGAGgcgggaggggagaagaagaagggctCGCTGAGGGGGCGGAAGGGAAGCAAGGACGGCTCGCCGTCGGCCCAGGCCTCCGAGGACTCCGGGAAGGGTTCGCCCTCGTCGGGCAGCGAGCGCCTGAACGGGACGGGcggcagcagctgcagcagcagcggGAGCAGCGAGAGCGACCCGTACAAGTACAGCGCCGACGTCAAGGCCAGCCTGGCCATCCTGCGGGCCGCCATGCAGGGTGAGAGGAAGTTCATCTTCGCCGGACAGCTCACCACCAGCAACCGGCAGCCCTTCCAGGAGGAGATGATCCAGCGGTACCTGGCGGACGCCGAGGAGCGCTTCCGGGCCGAACAGgagcagcagaggagagacacGGAGCGAAAGGGCGTGCCCAACGGCCTCCCGCAGCCCAAGAAGGAGAGCGGTGGCGGCGAACTGAGCTACCGGCCGTACGAGGCCAAGGAGGAGCCGCCCGAGAGCTCTCCGCCCACCTTCAACCACCTCAAGTCGTCCTCCTTCAACCCCTCCATGTACTCGGGCGTGGTGCCAATCCCTCGGCCCTCGTTCATGGAGCAGGCGCCCGGCCCGGCCCCCCTCACGCAGCACCTCCACATGCACGGCTACATGGAGACGCGGCGGCAGCTAGCCGGCGGCTCTCCGGCCTCGTCCTACCCCGGCCTTCCCTCCTACGCCACCCTCCCTCGCCACTGCCCCCTGGCGCAGGGGCCGCCCCACCCCCACTACAACCCCTCGCCGGCCCCGGCCTCCCTCAGCCCGTCGCGCCTCAACTCGTCCTCCTTCGCCCCCTCGTACCCTCCGGAACTCGACCCCCCGGACTACCCCACCTCGGAGCCCACAGCTGGCGGATACAGCAACGGCTTCCGGGAAGTGCGCCCCAGCCTGGACAGTCGCGGGCCTCCCCCGGTCAGGCACTACTCCCTGGGCAGCGCCGGCGGGCTGGCTAGCTTGCAGTCCAGCCGTTGCCGGACACCCAGCTGCACCTACTACGGACACCCCGAGACGGGCAACTACTGCTCCTACTGC
- the otud7b gene encoding OTU domain-containing protein 7B isoform X2, giving the protein MTLDMDAVLSDFVRSTGAEPGLARDLLEGKNWDLTAALSDFEQLRQVHAGNLSYSFAEERLYPTPTDKEMARVGRPLLHRQDEVVQATEKRLSRGISHASSTIVSLARSHVSSTGGVGGVGSSSEPLLDTPLCTFQLPDLTVYRDDFRGFIERDLIEQSMMVALEHAGRLNWWTRVGPNCQSLLPLATSGDGNCLLHAASLGMWGFHDRDLMLRKSLYALMDHGQERESLRRRWRWQQTQQNKESGLVYTEEEWQKEWNELLKLASSEPRIHYSTNGTNGAESSSEEPVYESLEEFHVFVLAHVLRRPIVVVADTMLRDSGGEAFAPIPFGGIYLPLEVPAAKCHRSPLVLAYDQAHFSALVSMEQKDGTKEQVVIPLTDSEHKMLPVHFAVDPGKDWEWGKDDTDNVMLASVTLSLEAKLQLLHSYMTVTWLPLPCEAPLAQPESPTASAGEDARTPPDSGESDKESVSSSSNGNGDATTAGAASGGGSSAKNSSSSSSSSSNSSAGTLTGGKDKSKKEKDKEKDKKRADSVANKLGSFGKNLGNKLKRNVGGLMTGKNAGAGGAKPEAGGEKKKGSLRGRKGSKDGSPSAQASEDSGKGSPSSGSERLNGTGGSSCSSSGSSESDPYKYSADVKASLAILRAAMQGERKFIFAGQLTTSNRQPFQEEMIQRYLADAEERFRAEQEQQRRDTERKGVPNGLPQPKKESGGGELSYRPYEAKEEPPESSPPTFNHLKSSSFNPSMYSGVVPIPRPSFMEQAPGPAPLTQHLHMHGYMETRRQLAGGSPASSYPGLPSYATLPRHCPLAQGPPHPHYNPSPAPASLSPSRLNSSSFAPSYPPELDPPDYPTSEPTAGGYSNGFREVRPSLDSRGPPPVRHYSLGSAGGLASLQSSRCRTPSCTYYGHPETGNYCSYCYREELKRRETDPAIHRF; this is encoded by the exons ATGACCTTGGATATGGACGCAGTCCTGTCCGACTTTGTCCGTTCCACTGGAGCTGAACCGGGACTGGCAAGAGACCTACTAGAGG GCAAGAACTGGGACCTCACCGCTGCCCTCAGTGACTTTGAACAGCTGCgacaggtgcatgctgggaaccTGTCGTACTCATTCGCAGAGGAGAGGTTGTACCCCACCCCCACGGACAAAGAAATGGCGAGGGTGGGGCGGCCGCTTCTCCACCGCCAGGATGAGGTGGTGCAAG CCACAGAGAAGCGTCTGTCGCGGGGCATCTCCCACGCCAGCTCCACCATCGTGTCCCTGGCGCGCTCACACGTCTCCAGCACGGGCGGCGTGGGCGGCGTGGGCAGCAGCAGCGAGCCCCTCCTGGACACGCCGCTGTGCACCTTCCAGCTGCCCGACCTCACCGTGTACCGCGACGACTTCCGCGGCTTCATCGAGCGGGACCTCATCGAGCAGTCCATGATGGTGGCCCTGGAGCACGCGG GTCGTCTAAATTGGTGGACACGTGTGGGGCCCAACTGTCAGAGCCTCTTGCCGCTAGCGACAAGCGGAGATGGGAACTGTCTGTTACACGCAGCTTCTCTGG GTATGTGGGGCTTCCACGATCGCGACCTGATGCTGAGGAAATCTCTGTACGCGCTGATGGACCACGGACAAGAGAGGGAGTCTCTCAGGCGCAGGTGGAGGTGGCAGCAGACTCAACAAAACAAGGAG TCTGGCCTGGTGTACACCGAGGAGGAGTGGCAGAAGGAGTGGAATGAGCTGCTAAAGCTGGCGTCCAGCGAGCCCAGGATACACTACAGCACCAACGGCACCAATGG GGCCGAGTCGTCGTCGGAGGAGCCGGTGTACGAGAGTCTGGAGGAGTTCCACGTGTTTGTCCTGGCTCACGTGCTGCGGAGGCCGATCGTGGTGGTGGCTGACACCATGCTCCGGGactctggaggagagg CGTTCGCACCCATTCCATTCGGGGGCATCTATCTGCCCCTGGAGGTCCCTGCTGCCAAGTGTCATCGCTCTCCCCTGGTCCTGGCGTACGACCAGGCCCACTTCTCCGCCCTGGTCTCCATGGAGCAGAAAGATGGCACCAAAGAGCAAG TGGTGATCCCGCTGACTGACTCGGAGCACAAGATGCTACCGGTGCACTTTGCTGTGGACCCTGGGAAGGACTGGGAGTGGGGCAAAGATGACACGGACAATGTGATGTTGGCAAG TGTGACCCTGTCCCTGGAGGCCAAGCTCCAGCTGTTACACAGCTACATGACTGTCACCTGGCTGCCCCTACCTTGTGAG GCACCCCTGGCGCAGCCCGAGTCGCCGACTGCCTCTGCAGGGGAAGACGCCCGCACCCCCCCTGACTCCGGAGAGTCAGACAAGGAGTCGGTGAGCAGCAGCTCCAACGGCAACGGGGACGCGACCACGGCGGGGGCGGCGAGCGGCGGCGGGAGCTCGGCCAAGAACAGCTCCTCCTCGTCCAGCTCGTCCAGCAACAGCTCGGCGGGGACCCTGACCGGCGGCAAGGACAAGAgcaagaaggagaaggacaaggagaaggacaagaagAGGGCCGACTCGGTGGCCAACAAACTGGGCAGCTTTGGCAAGAACCTGGGTAACAAGCTGAAGAGGAACGTGGGCGGGCTGATGACGGGGAAGAACGCGGGGGCGGGCGGGGCCAAGCCGGAGgcgggaggggagaagaagaagggctCGCTGAGGGGGCGGAAGGGAAGCAAGGACGGCTCGCCGTCGGCCCAGGCCTCCGAGGACTCCGGGAAGGGTTCGCCCTCGTCGGGCAGCGAGCGCCTGAACGGGACGGGcggcagcagctgcagcagcagcggGAGCAGCGAGAGCGACCCGTACAAGTACAGCGCCGACGTCAAGGCCAGCCTGGCCATCCTGCGGGCCGCCATGCAGGGTGAGAGGAAGTTCATCTTCGCCGGACAGCTCACCACCAGCAACCGGCAGCCCTTCCAGGAGGAGATGATCCAGCGGTACCTGGCGGACGCCGAGGAGCGCTTCCGGGCCGAACAGgagcagcagaggagagacacGGAGCGAAAGGGCGTGCCCAACGGCCTCCCGCAGCCCAAGAAGGAGAGCGGTGGCGGCGAACTGAGCTACCGGCCGTACGAGGCCAAGGAGGAGCCGCCCGAGAGCTCTCCGCCCACCTTCAACCACCTCAAGTCGTCCTCCTTCAACCCCTCCATGTACTCGGGCGTGGTGCCAATCCCTCGGCCCTCGTTCATGGAGCAGGCGCCCGGCCCGGCCCCCCTCACGCAGCACCTCCACATGCACGGCTACATGGAGACGCGGCGGCAGCTAGCCGGCGGCTCTCCGGCCTCGTCCTACCCCGGCCTTCCCTCCTACGCCACCCTCCCTCGCCACTGCCCCCTGGCGCAGGGGCCGCCCCACCCCCACTACAACCCCTCGCCGGCCCCGGCCTCCCTCAGCCCGTCGCGCCTCAACTCGTCCTCCTTCGCCCCCTCGTACCCTCCGGAACTCGACCCCCCGGACTACCCCACCTCGGAGCCCACAGCTGGCGGATACAGCAACGGCTTCCGGGAAGTGCGCCCCAGCCTGGACAGTCGCGGGCCTCCCCCGGTCAGGCACTACTCCCTGGGCAGCGCCGGCGGGCTGGCTAGCTTGCAGTCCAGCCGTTGCCGGACACCCAGCTGCACCTACTACGGACACCCCGAGACGGGCAACTACTGCTCCTACTGC